One window of the Dreissena polymorpha isolate Duluth1 chromosome 5, UMN_Dpol_1.0, whole genome shotgun sequence genome contains the following:
- the LOC127881955 gene encoding uncharacterized protein LOC127881955 isoform X1, whose protein sequence is MNSTTCCACAATFGMEVDINPCTICEKVFCTSCCALKSKLEMTASQRGRRSCVCQRLIDTKERMKIIPHEARNAKENHSEQSDSVIQSLKEANKESSDKSSQHKETRDITNAWVTSPLNNHFPRKGSPGILTTSNIENEHFTPISTGKQIAQQSTVRNNNFNGEKGKLASQSNWENKFFASGSTFNTGKFELQSASQNVHMITNKRMHSGSQIEHSTANEATKQRGFLERLDCDDHVARNLIDLAQIDTSRGHQNRRRDWNGLNDEQFNEVETNLFNIDGLDMEAIPAFDDIPLALILSKAFNEKELKIAHEKQRQKIIESFIKKNSFPGRTYHNTDYIGFDDEPLMPNFQKDEHNKQRGTFKSEPVEVDGPAFETENKTVTVEKDISVKCNDNKIVDGSYKVDSHSDMSENNNRLMEADNTENSANQQNLQTLHEDSDKDEVSDTAETNLKSMQRKAISSPVSISVTFTNETQENKNPSKPDISPIRPTSLLRNNQHPKEPNHIVQSIINGKRTNKNERRLPTTFNDLVKRKETKKEEENANNKLALNRPFKIASEAKAFGERSDTFVSEAKAYGEISYTYDDDGDEIPVDDAELPTAMRALHISHGKKSNTLKSNKSMLLVLLTDKTSGASTRVPGSNEAFVQHNRVEQEENKTENPEFVKQAERQVNELSSAYARAFSSLRKMQSSKKIKCNACSSPDCQGDFVQSIQGLIHEARKQGLEVNDVPPDGNCMFTAICDQLQALNDMSYTPRTLREKAVIWLRDNPYCSDDNKTHFQAFMEEHWDSYLQRMIKNGEWGDHVVLRALSNLTGCTIKILNAHGKMCTWTTLEPSEMPDERREVILGLVGENHYTSLRRREVTFNGVDSENDDPPTIETEKLEVSEQDRALVELFFKDHVDCSSRMPMCSLSFLITRLFSIRAVTSEAAEHSFIALQFWMEIANKRAQNYHGLTTMISGCMGYGVYHLDLSYNPENPSTMYRMIDLNIYFVSNLDPSLNRCSLKGHGTLCCVGYTQVCYSNEYLRTSRYKPYNSVVTVSDGGQVCAGILVHWPVWPQEASEWITRVRYEDWPSQELIHDICSKGCHLLPEAHENSVDPDIEWKFCFVDAVTNIFQKAIADNQKYCFLILFGMCFEVFKQLDVFRLDWLINPFLYCCERCPSQFWQSHPASCILFILNDMILCFKSRCLPSYFIPSWNLIENISEEKAQLVMEILGNIRSEPLVVFRQMKEKFFESLEIESVIEKVCEDALNFKSTKLTTLNTLIPCLIDIAKCSVKTYKYSAAFDEINEAFQARLSVATCEDAMSFENFIQGCFNGLNTFESGWFATFADKQLQSQLSRPLIRLVLHDRVMKRIDDILDKDVAGFYASSEVPESWVYQFDKFCCDYASFLVRVNKVSDALPVFYRCHERYQDYLTGKGDSYFSEETMLEVYAGIFALYKRQQQTAMFRKVLKVASSIVNLVNKPGGYGWLAHVYYMLGDENGGDICTSKKEELLRHRSADIDEIHLIYWPTRCVAIINKHENNMCLA, encoded by the exons ATGAATTCAACTACGTGCTGCGCATGCGCAGCGACATTCGGAATGGAAGTGGATATCAATCCTTGCACAATATGTGAAAAG GTTTTCTGTACAAGTTGCTGCGCGCTCAAGTCCAAACTTGAGATGACGGCTTCCCAGCGAGGACGCAGGTCCTGTGTGTGTCAGCGCCTCATCGACACGA AGGAAAGAATGAAAATCATACCTCATGAAGCCAGAAATGCAAAGGAAAATCATTCTGAGCAAAGTGACTCAGTCATTCAATCATTAAAAGAAGCAAATAAAGAAAGCTCTGACAAGTCCAGTCAACATAAGGAAACAAGAGATATCACGAATGCATGGGTGACTTCGCCCTTAAATAATCATTTTCCTCGAAAAGGATCTCCTGGGATATTAACAACATCAAATATAGAGAATGAACATTTTACACCAATTTCGACTGGTAAACAGATCGCACAACAATCAACTGTTCGTAATAATAACTTCAATGGTGAAAAGGGAAAACTTGCATCACAGTCCAATTGGGAAAACAAATTTTTCGCATCAGGATCAACATTTAACACCGGGAAATTTGAATTGCAATCAGCTTCGCAAAATGTTCACATGATAACAAACAAAAGGATGCATTCTGGTTCACAAATTGAGCACTCAACGGCCAATGAGGCGACGAAACAACGTGGTTTTCTTGAACGTCTTGATTGCGACGATCATGTAGCGAGGAATTTAATTGACCTCGCTCAAATTGATACATCTCGTGGTCATCAAAACAGGCGAAGGGATTGGAATGGGCTAAATGATGAACAATTTAACGAGGTTGAAAcgaatttatttaatattgatggCCTGGATATGGAGGCTATACCCGCGTTTGATGACATTCCACTTGCTTTGATATTGTCCAAAGCTTTTAatgaaaaagaattaaaaattGCCCATGAGAAACAGAGGCAAAAGATCATCGAGTCTTTCATTAAAAAGAACAGTTTTCCCGGAAGAACATACCACAATACCGATTACATTGGCTTTGACGATGAACCTCTCATGCCGAATTTTCAAAAAGATGAGCACAATAAACAGCGTGGTACTTTTAAATCAGAACCAGTTGAGGTAGATGGACCCGCATTTGAAACGGAAAATAAAACTGTTACAGTTGAAAAAGACATAAGTGTCAAGTGCAACGATAATAAAATTGTGGATGGAAGTTACAAAGTGGATTCACATTCAGATAtgagtgaaaacaacaacagattaATGGAAGCTGATAACACAGAAAACTCGGCAAACCAACAGAATTTGCAAACCTTGCACGAAGATTCTGACAAAGATGAGGTGTCTGACACTGCTGAAACTAATCTCAAATCTATGCAAAGGAAAGCAATATCATCACCTGTGTCTATTTCTGTAACCTTCACAAACGAAACACAAGAAAACAAAAATCCTAGTAAACCAGATATATCACCTATACGGCCCACGTCTCTTTTAAGAAATAATCAACATCCAAAAGAGCCCAACCATATAGTTCAATCGATAATCAACGGTAAAAGAACAAATAAAAACGAAAGGCGTTTACCAACTACATTTAACGATTTAGTCAAGCGCAAAGAAACAAAGAAAGAGGAAGAGAATGCAAATAATAAGTTAGCACTCAACCGTCCGTTCAAAATTGCATCAGAGGCCAAAGCGTTTGGAGAAAGAAGTGATACATTTGTATCAGAGGCCAAAGCGTACGGAGAAATTAGTTATACATATGATGACGATGGAGATGAAATCCCAGTTGACGATGCAGAATTGCCAACAGCAATGAGAGCCCTCCATATATCTCACGGAAAGAAGTCGAACACTCTTAAATCCAATAAAAGCATGTTATTAGTACTTCTGACGGACAAAACTAGTGGAGCAAGCACGCGAGTTCCTGGCTCAAATGAAGCATTTGTGCAGCACAATAGAGTAGAACAAGaagaaaataaaacagaaaaccCGGAATTTGTGAAACAAGCAGAAAGACAAGTAAACGAACTATCGTCGGCTTATGCTCGAGCATTTAGCAGTCTGAGAAAAATGCAGTCATCCAAAAAGATTAAATGCAATG CATGTAGCAGTCCAGATTGTCAGGGTGATTTTGTCCAGTCAATTCAGGGTTTGATACACGAGGCTCGGAAACAAGGGCTGGAGGTTAATGATGTGCCTCCTGATGGAAATTGCATGTTCACTGCCATTTGCGATCAGCTACag GCATTGAACGATATGTCCTATACACCAAGAACGTTACGGGAAAAGGCCGTCATCTGGTTACGAGATAACCCGTACTGTTCTGATGACAATAAAACTCATTTTCAAGCTTTCATGGAGGAGCATTGGGACTCGTATCTTCAGAGAATG ATAAAAAACGGCGAGTGGGGCGATCACGTGGTTTTGCGAGCCTTGTCCAACCTTACTGGATGCACGATTAAAATCCTAAATGCTCACGGCAAAATGTGCACATGGACGACATTAGAGCCATCGGAAATGCCAGACGAAAGACGTGAAGTAATTTTGGGACTGGTGGGGGAAAACCATTATACCAGCCTTAGACGTAGAG AAGTGACTTTTAACGGTGTGGACTCTGAAAACGATGACCCACCAACGATTGAGACAGAGAAATTGGAAGTTAGCGAACAAG atCGCGCCCTAGTGGAATTGTTTTTCAAAGACCACGTGGACTGCAGCAGTAGGATGCCAATGTGTTCACTTTCATTTCTTATTACAAGACTCTTTTCAATTAGAGCTGTAACCAGCGAGGCGGCCGAACACTCATTTATTGCTTTACAATTTTGGATGGAAATAGCTAACAAG AGAGCACAAAATTACCATGGGCTCACAACAATGATCAGTGGATGCATGGGCTATGGAGTATATCATCTCGATCTTTCTTACAACCCAGAAAACCCTAGCACGATGTACCGCATGATAGATTTGAACATTTACTTTGTTAGCAATTTGGATCCATCATTAAATCGCTGCAGTCTTAAAGGACATGGAACACTGTGCTGCGTGGGTTATACACAGGTATGTTATTCCAATGAATATTTACGAACTAGTAGGTATAAACCATACAACTCTGTCGTGACTGTGAGCGATGGTGGCCAGGTTTGTGCAGGCATTCTCGTACACTGGCCAGTTTGGCCTCAAGAGGCATCAGAATGGATAACCAGAGTAAGGTATGAAGATTGGCCGTCGCAGGAGCTCATCCATGATATATGTTCCAAGGGATGCCATTTGTTACCGGAAGCACACGAAAACAGCGTGGATCCAGACATAGAGTGGAAGTTTTGTTTTGTTGACGCAGTAACAAACATTTTTCAAAAAGCCATTGCAGACaatcaaaaatattgttttctgataTTGTTCGGCATGTGTTTTGAGGTGTTTAAGCAACTGGACGTCTTTAGATTGGATTGGCTGATCAATCCATTTTTGTATTGCTGCGAACGCTGCCCTTCGCAGTTCTGGCAAAGCCATCCCGCTTCGTGCATACTGTTTATACTCAATGATATGATTCTGTGCTTCAAATCACGTTGTCTTCCCAGTTATTTTATTCCTTCGTGGAACCTGATTGAAAACATTAGCGAAGAAAAGGCGCAGCTAGTGATGGAGATCCTGGGCAATATTCGTTCAGAACCATTAGTTGTGTTTCGACAGATGAAGGAAAAATTCTTTGAATCTTTAGAAATAGAATCAGTCATTGAAAAGGTGTGTGAGGACGCCCTGAATTTTAAAAGCACAAAATTGACCACCCTTAATACTTTAATACCGTGCCTGATCGACATCGCCAAATGCTCCgttaaaacatacaaatatagCGCCGCCtttgatgaaataaatgaagCGTTCCAAGCCCGTTTGTCTGTTGCAACATGTGAGGACGCCATGTCATTTGAAAACTTTATCCAAGGGTGCTTCAACGGTCTGAATACTTTTGAGTCAGGTTGGTTCGCAACATTCGCCGATAAGCAACTGCAAAGTCAGTTGTCGAGGCCACTCATCAGACTAGTTCTACATGACCGAGTGATGAAGCGAATAGATGACATTCTTGACAAAGATGTTGCAGGATTCTACGCATCTTCAGAAGTTCCAGAATCTTGGGTATACCAGTTCGACAAATTCTGCTGCGATTATGCAAGTTTTTTAGTTCGTGTTAATAAGGTATCTGATGCGCTACCAGTGTTCTATAGATGCCATGAACGGTACCAAGATTATCTAACCGGCAAAGGGGATTCATACTTTTCAGAAGAAACGATGCTAGAAGTATACGCCGGGATATTTGCATTGTACAAACGACAGCAGCAAACAGCGATGTTCAGAAAAGTGCTGAAGGTCGCAAGCTCAATCGTGAACCTCGTTAATAAACCAGGAGGCTATGGATGGCTTGCGCATGTGTATTATATGCTAGGGGATGAAAATGGAGGTGATATTTGTACTTCAAAAAAGGAAGAATTATTAAGACATAGGTCTGCAGACATAGACGAAATCCATTTGATATACTGGCCGACGAGGTGTGTTGCGATTAttaataaacatgaaaacaatatgtGTCTAGCATGA
- the LOC127881955 gene encoding uncharacterized protein LOC127881955 isoform X2 — protein sequence MNSTTCCACAAKFGKEVEGNPCTICEKVFCTSCCALKSKLEMTASRRGRRSCVCQCLIDTKERMKIIPHEARNAKENHSEQSDSVIQSLKEANKESSDKSSQHKETRDITNAWVTSPLNNHFPRKGSPGILTTSNIENEHFTPISTGKQIAQQSTVRNNNFNGEKGKLASQSNWENKFFASGSTFNTGKFELQSASQNVHMITNKRMHSGSQIEHSTANEATKQRGFLERLDCDDHVARNLIDLAQIDTSRGHQNRRRDWNGLNDEQFNEVETNLFNIDGLDMEAIPAFDDIPLALILSKAFNEKELKIAHEKQRQKIIESFIKKNSFPGRTYHNTDYIGFDDEPLMPNFQKDEHNKQRGTFKSEPVEVDGPAFETENKTVTVEKDISVKCNDNKIVDGSYKVDSHSDMSENNNRLMEADNTENSANQQNLQTLHEDSDKDEVSDTAETNLKSMQRKAISSPVSISVTFTNETQENKNPSKPDISPIRPTSLLRNNQHPKEPNHIVQSIINGKRTNKNERRLPTTFNDLVKRKETKKEEENANNKLALNRPFKIASEAKAFGERSDTFVSEAKAYGEISYTYDDDGDEIPVDDAELPTAMRALHISHGKKSNTLKSNKSMLLVLLTDKTSGASTRVPGSNEAFVQHNRVEQEENKTENPEFVKQAERQVNELSSAYARAFSSLRKMQSSKKIKCNACSSPDCQGDFVQSIQGLIHEARKQGLEVNDVPPDGNCMFTAICDQLQALNDMSYTPRTLREKAVIWLRDNPYCSDDNKTHFQAFMEEHWDSYLQRMIKNGEWGDHVVLRALSNLTGCTIKILNAHGKMCTWTTLEPSEMPDERREVILGLVGENHYTSLRRREVTFNGVDSENDDPPTIETEKLEVSEQDRALVELFFKDHVDCSSRMPMCSLSFLITRLFSIRAVTSEAAEHSFIALQFWMEIANKRAQNYHGLTTMISGCMGYGVYHLDLSYNPENPSTMYRMIDLNIYFVSNLDPSLNRCSLKGHGTLCCVGYTQVCYSNEYLRTSRYKPYNSVVTVSDGGQVCAGILVHWPVWPQEASEWITRVRYEDWPSQELIHDICSKGCHLLPEAHENSVDPDIEWKFCFVDAVTNIFQKAIADNQKYCFLILFGMCFEVFKQLDVFRLDWLINPFLYCCERCPSQFWQSHPASCILFILNDMILCFKSRCLPSYFIPSWNLIENISEEKAQLVMEILGNIRSEPLVVFRQMKEKFFESLEIESVIEKVCEDALNFKSTKLTTLNTLIPCLIDIAKCSVKTYKYSAAFDEINEAFQARLSVATCEDAMSFENFIQGCFNGLNTFESGWFATFADKQLQSQLSRPLIRLVLHDRVMKRIDDILDKDVAGFYASSEVPESWVYQFDKFCCDYASFLVRVNKVSDALPVFYRCHERYQDYLTGKGDSYFSEETMLEVYAGIFALYKRQQQTAMFRKVLKVASSIVNLVNKPGGYGWLAHVYYMLGDENGGDICTSKKEELLRHRSADIDEIHLIYWPTRCVAIINKHENNMCLA from the exons AGGAAAGAATGAAAATCATACCTCATGAAGCCAGAAATGCAAAGGAAAATCATTCTGAGCAAAGTGACTCAGTCATTCAATCATTAAAAGAAGCAAATAAAGAAAGCTCTGACAAGTCCAGTCAACATAAGGAAACAAGAGATATCACGAATGCATGGGTGACTTCGCCCTTAAATAATCATTTTCCTCGAAAAGGATCTCCTGGGATATTAACAACATCAAATATAGAGAATGAACATTTTACACCAATTTCGACTGGTAAACAGATCGCACAACAATCAACTGTTCGTAATAATAACTTCAATGGTGAAAAGGGAAAACTTGCATCACAGTCCAATTGGGAAAACAAATTTTTCGCATCAGGATCAACATTTAACACCGGGAAATTTGAATTGCAATCAGCTTCGCAAAATGTTCACATGATAACAAACAAAAGGATGCATTCTGGTTCACAAATTGAGCACTCAACGGCCAATGAGGCGACGAAACAACGTGGTTTTCTTGAACGTCTTGATTGCGACGATCATGTAGCGAGGAATTTAATTGACCTCGCTCAAATTGATACATCTCGTGGTCATCAAAACAGGCGAAGGGATTGGAATGGGCTAAATGATGAACAATTTAACGAGGTTGAAAcgaatttatttaatattgatggCCTGGATATGGAGGCTATACCCGCGTTTGATGACATTCCACTTGCTTTGATATTGTCCAAAGCTTTTAatgaaaaagaattaaaaattGCCCATGAGAAACAGAGGCAAAAGATCATCGAGTCTTTCATTAAAAAGAACAGTTTTCCCGGAAGAACATACCACAATACCGATTACATTGGCTTTGACGATGAACCTCTCATGCCGAATTTTCAAAAAGATGAGCACAATAAACAGCGTGGTACTTTTAAATCAGAACCAGTTGAGGTAGATGGACCCGCATTTGAAACGGAAAATAAAACTGTTACAGTTGAAAAAGACATAAGTGTCAAGTGCAACGATAATAAAATTGTGGATGGAAGTTACAAAGTGGATTCACATTCAGATAtgagtgaaaacaacaacagattaATGGAAGCTGATAACACAGAAAACTCGGCAAACCAACAGAATTTGCAAACCTTGCACGAAGATTCTGACAAAGATGAGGTGTCTGACACTGCTGAAACTAATCTCAAATCTATGCAAAGGAAAGCAATATCATCACCTGTGTCTATTTCTGTAACCTTCACAAACGAAACACAAGAAAACAAAAATCCTAGTAAACCAGATATATCACCTATACGGCCCACGTCTCTTTTAAGAAATAATCAACATCCAAAAGAGCCCAACCATATAGTTCAATCGATAATCAACGGTAAAAGAACAAATAAAAACGAAAGGCGTTTACCAACTACATTTAACGATTTAGTCAAGCGCAAAGAAACAAAGAAAGAGGAAGAGAATGCAAATAATAAGTTAGCACTCAACCGTCCGTTCAAAATTGCATCAGAGGCCAAAGCGTTTGGAGAAAGAAGTGATACATTTGTATCAGAGGCCAAAGCGTACGGAGAAATTAGTTATACATATGATGACGATGGAGATGAAATCCCAGTTGACGATGCAGAATTGCCAACAGCAATGAGAGCCCTCCATATATCTCACGGAAAGAAGTCGAACACTCTTAAATCCAATAAAAGCATGTTATTAGTACTTCTGACGGACAAAACTAGTGGAGCAAGCACGCGAGTTCCTGGCTCAAATGAAGCATTTGTGCAGCACAATAGAGTAGAACAAGaagaaaataaaacagaaaaccCGGAATTTGTGAAACAAGCAGAAAGACAAGTAAACGAACTATCGTCGGCTTATGCTCGAGCATTTAGCAGTCTGAGAAAAATGCAGTCATCCAAAAAGATTAAATGCAATG CATGTAGCAGTCCAGATTGTCAGGGTGATTTTGTCCAGTCAATTCAGGGTTTGATACACGAGGCTCGGAAACAAGGGCTGGAGGTTAATGATGTGCCTCCTGATGGAAATTGCATGTTCACTGCCATTTGCGATCAGCTACag GCATTGAACGATATGTCCTATACACCAAGAACGTTACGGGAAAAGGCCGTCATCTGGTTACGAGATAACCCGTACTGTTCTGATGACAATAAAACTCATTTTCAAGCTTTCATGGAGGAGCATTGGGACTCGTATCTTCAGAGAATG ATAAAAAACGGCGAGTGGGGCGATCACGTGGTTTTGCGAGCCTTGTCCAACCTTACTGGATGCACGATTAAAATCCTAAATGCTCACGGCAAAATGTGCACATGGACGACATTAGAGCCATCGGAAATGCCAGACGAAAGACGTGAAGTAATTTTGGGACTGGTGGGGGAAAACCATTATACCAGCCTTAGACGTAGAG AAGTGACTTTTAACGGTGTGGACTCTGAAAACGATGACCCACCAACGATTGAGACAGAGAAATTGGAAGTTAGCGAACAAG atCGCGCCCTAGTGGAATTGTTTTTCAAAGACCACGTGGACTGCAGCAGTAGGATGCCAATGTGTTCACTTTCATTTCTTATTACAAGACTCTTTTCAATTAGAGCTGTAACCAGCGAGGCGGCCGAACACTCATTTATTGCTTTACAATTTTGGATGGAAATAGCTAACAAG AGAGCACAAAATTACCATGGGCTCACAACAATGATCAGTGGATGCATGGGCTATGGAGTATATCATCTCGATCTTTCTTACAACCCAGAAAACCCTAGCACGATGTACCGCATGATAGATTTGAACATTTACTTTGTTAGCAATTTGGATCCATCATTAAATCGCTGCAGTCTTAAAGGACATGGAACACTGTGCTGCGTGGGTTATACACAGGTATGTTATTCCAATGAATATTTACGAACTAGTAGGTATAAACCATACAACTCTGTCGTGACTGTGAGCGATGGTGGCCAGGTTTGTGCAGGCATTCTCGTACACTGGCCAGTTTGGCCTCAAGAGGCATCAGAATGGATAACCAGAGTAAGGTATGAAGATTGGCCGTCGCAGGAGCTCATCCATGATATATGTTCCAAGGGATGCCATTTGTTACCGGAAGCACACGAAAACAGCGTGGATCCAGACATAGAGTGGAAGTTTTGTTTTGTTGACGCAGTAACAAACATTTTTCAAAAAGCCATTGCAGACaatcaaaaatattgttttctgataTTGTTCGGCATGTGTTTTGAGGTGTTTAAGCAACTGGACGTCTTTAGATTGGATTGGCTGATCAATCCATTTTTGTATTGCTGCGAACGCTGCCCTTCGCAGTTCTGGCAAAGCCATCCCGCTTCGTGCATACTGTTTATACTCAATGATATGATTCTGTGCTTCAAATCACGTTGTCTTCCCAGTTATTTTATTCCTTCGTGGAACCTGATTGAAAACATTAGCGAAGAAAAGGCGCAGCTAGTGATGGAGATCCTGGGCAATATTCGTTCAGAACCATTAGTTGTGTTTCGACAGATGAAGGAAAAATTCTTTGAATCTTTAGAAATAGAATCAGTCATTGAAAAGGTGTGTGAGGACGCCCTGAATTTTAAAAGCACAAAATTGACCACCCTTAATACTTTAATACCGTGCCTGATCGACATCGCCAAATGCTCCgttaaaacatacaaatatagCGCCGCCtttgatgaaataaatgaagCGTTCCAAGCCCGTTTGTCTGTTGCAACATGTGAGGACGCCATGTCATTTGAAAACTTTATCCAAGGGTGCTTCAACGGTCTGAATACTTTTGAGTCAGGTTGGTTCGCAACATTCGCCGATAAGCAACTGCAAAGTCAGTTGTCGAGGCCACTCATCAGACTAGTTCTACATGACCGAGTGATGAAGCGAATAGATGACATTCTTGACAAAGATGTTGCAGGATTCTACGCATCTTCAGAAGTTCCAGAATCTTGGGTATACCAGTTCGACAAATTCTGCTGCGATTATGCAAGTTTTTTAGTTCGTGTTAATAAGGTATCTGATGCGCTACCAGTGTTCTATAGATGCCATGAACGGTACCAAGATTATCTAACCGGCAAAGGGGATTCATACTTTTCAGAAGAAACGATGCTAGAAGTATACGCCGGGATATTTGCATTGTACAAACGACAGCAGCAAACAGCGATGTTCAGAAAAGTGCTGAAGGTCGCAAGCTCAATCGTGAACCTCGTTAATAAACCAGGAGGCTATGGATGGCTTGCGCATGTGTATTATATGCTAGGGGATGAAAATGGAGGTGATATTTGTACTTCAAAAAAGGAAGAATTATTAAGACATAGGTCTGCAGACATAGACGAAATCCATTTGATATACTGGCCGACGAGGTGTGTTGCGATTAttaataaacatgaaaacaatatgtGTCTAGCATGA